One window of the Chryseotalea sp. WA131a genome contains the following:
- a CDS encoding ABC transporter permease, with translation MMRNYLHIAFRHLGRQKLNTALHITGLTLGITVCLLITLFIRYEMSFDTYHEKANRTYRVASKWTEPNNQIDRNFSTPFPLANAIRNEISGIEHVSFAHPPYVQTVEVTPKKRFLQKNILVVEPDFPNIFQIEVLKGDIYQTLSKPYQAALTESTAKKFYGNEDPIGKTFKFKLREDFEFTVTALIKDFPSNTHLPASILLSHSYTENFLKPNLDGWTYVSGTETLVVLPENADLSIVSAQLKAIADKYINPKISKLKERTDFELQPLNDVHFNASYANGGRWVQAVSISWLWFFGIIGVAVLILACINFMNLSTAQALTRAKEVGVRKSVGAAKRSLITQFLLEAWVLIFVSGILAVAATQMLLPNLNTLMNKSITFNLLESPVLLALLLVGLVLTGLLSGIYPAWVITKFNPSITLKAGVVSTGSQGSAWLRKSLVVAQFSLSACLLMAVMLMAQQVSFLRNKKLGFDKDNVVVVDVKNSEKTSRIFANELRKIKGVKDFTFETSTPSSQGHWGTIMSRENVFDNNRKSVTTIFADDKYCGLYNLKLVTGRLLQAADTNFISASLPKEKRMMKAVVNEKLVRELEFESNEAAIGQIVNVGVNTGKIEIVGVIANFDSGPLREVITPVFITPNLEECEQAGIKIEAKSHLPETIAAIEAAWKVAYPEGAFSYQFLDEQIDGYYKSEERLFTLFKIFSGLAMFISCLGLFGLVAYTTQARTKEIGIRKVLGATVNGIVVLLSKDFLKLVLIALAIATPFAWYGIYQWLQGYAYHIEITWTSFALSGLAAMVITLVTVSAHAIKAAVSNPTESLRSE, from the coding sequence ATGATGCGCAACTACCTACACATCGCTTTCCGTCATCTAGGTCGGCAAAAGCTGAACACCGCACTCCATATCACAGGCCTTACGCTTGGCATTACCGTGTGTTTACTCATCACGCTCTTTATCCGATATGAGATGAGCTTTGATACGTATCACGAAAAAGCCAACCGAACCTATCGTGTGGCATCTAAATGGACAGAACCCAACAACCAAATTGACCGAAATTTTTCAACGCCCTTTCCGTTGGCCAATGCTATCCGTAATGAGATCAGTGGAATTGAACATGTTAGCTTCGCGCATCCTCCGTATGTGCAAACGGTAGAGGTAACTCCGAAAAAACGATTCTTACAAAAAAATATACTTGTTGTCGAGCCAGACTTCCCAAATATCTTTCAGATAGAAGTTTTGAAAGGTGACATTTATCAAACGCTGAGCAAACCGTATCAGGCCGCGTTGACGGAAAGCACGGCTAAGAAATTTTATGGCAACGAGGACCCCATAGGCAAAACGTTCAAATTTAAACTACGCGAAGACTTCGAATTCACGGTAACGGCTCTCATCAAAGACTTTCCATCAAACACCCACTTGCCGGCATCCATTTTACTTTCGCACTCCTACACCGAAAATTTCCTGAAGCCAAATTTAGATGGGTGGACATACGTATCCGGAACCGAGACATTGGTGGTACTTCCGGAAAATGCGGACTTGTCAATTGTATCTGCTCAACTCAAAGCAATAGCCGATAAATACATCAACCCAAAAATTTCCAAACTAAAAGAGCGTACCGATTTTGAATTGCAACCTTTGAACGATGTCCACTTTAATGCATCTTATGCGAATGGCGGTCGGTGGGTGCAAGCGGTATCCATCAGCTGGCTTTGGTTTTTTGGAATCATTGGGGTAGCTGTATTGATTTTGGCTTGTATTAATTTCATGAATCTTTCCACCGCGCAAGCATTGACACGCGCGAAAGAAGTAGGTGTAAGAAAGTCAGTAGGCGCTGCAAAACGGAGTCTTATCACGCAGTTTTTGTTAGAAGCCTGGGTGTTGATTTTCGTATCAGGAATTTTGGCGGTGGCTGCAACACAAATGCTCTTACCCAATTTGAATACGCTAATGAACAAGAGCATCACATTTAATTTATTGGAGTCTCCTGTTTTGCTTGCTTTACTGTTAGTGGGGTTAGTGCTCACCGGGCTACTCTCGGGAATTTATCCTGCATGGGTCATTACCAAATTTAACCCAAGCATCACGCTGAAGGCTGGCGTTGTTTCAACGGGGAGTCAAGGTTCTGCATGGTTGAGAAAAAGTCTGGTGGTGGCGCAGTTCAGTCTCTCCGCCTGCTTGCTAATGGCGGTGATGTTAATGGCGCAACAAGTCTCCTTTCTGAGAAACAAAAAACTGGGCTTCGATAAAGACAATGTGGTGGTGGTGGATGTGAAAAATTCAGAAAAGACCTCTCGAATATTTGCAAACGAGTTACGCAAAATCAAAGGTGTTAAGGATTTTACATTTGAAACTTCGACCCCAAGCAGTCAGGGCCATTGGGGTACCATCATGAGTCGGGAGAATGTATTTGACAATAATCGAAAATCTGTGACCACCATTTTCGCAGACGATAAATACTGTGGACTCTACAATCTAAAATTGGTAACCGGCAGACTGCTTCAAGCCGCTGACACAAACTTTATTTCTGCATCGCTGCCAAAGGAAAAGCGAATGATGAAGGCGGTGGTAAACGAAAAGTTAGTCCGTGAATTAGAATTTGAATCCAATGAAGCCGCCATCGGGCAAATCGTTAACGTTGGAGTAAATACCGGGAAGATTGAAATTGTTGGCGTCATCGCCAATTTCGATTCGGGCCCGTTGCGGGAAGTCATCACACCCGTTTTCATTACGCCTAACTTAGAAGAATGCGAGCAGGCGGGAATAAAAATCGAAGCCAAAAGCCACCTGCCTGAAACCATCGCAGCCATTGAAGCTGCGTGGAAAGTAGCGTACCCCGAGGGTGCTTTTTCGTATCAATTTCTTGATGAACAAATCGATGGCTACTACAAATCGGAAGAACGTTTGTTCACGTTATTCAAAATTTTCTCTGGGTTAGCCATGTTCATTTCTTGTTTAGGGCTTTTTGGATTGGTGGCGTACACCACACAAGCCCGCACCAAAGAAATTGGTATCCGCAAAGTATTGGGTGCTACCGTAAATGGCATTGTTGTCCTATTATCAAAAGACTTCTTGAAATTAGTATTGATTGCCTTGGCGATTGCCACACCGTTTGCTTGGTATGGAATTTACCAATGGTTACAGGGCTACGCCTATCA
- a CDS encoding ABC transporter permease, which yields MLRNYIKIAFRSLLKNQTYSIINIGGLAIGLASSILIFLWVADEYSYDTFHSNYQNIYKVWMHADWSGHKGTQNSLPYKLKDELVQKSSKIKYSVMTNWGEGNMLQVGDNRLNKFGVSASEDFFKIFGFKFLAGDPNTALNEPTNIVITQSTAKTFFKDQDPLNRTIRIDNGDELKVTGLIEDVPKQSFFEFDYILPFSYYEKTNEWVRNSKQGWDNNSFQMYVLLQEGATSTDVNKAIATTVKDNNPKSPTAKVFLHPMSMWRLHSNWEEGVNTGGQIVYVRLFTAIAIFVLIIACINFMNLATARSESRAREVGIRKSIGSRRKELIFQFLGESIAITTIAFLLAIVLVELVLPSYNVLVNKTISIDYSNPSIWLASLSLIFVIGTLSGSYPSFYLSAFEPVKVLKGKVNVGKGASTPRKVLVTLQFGFSIFLIIGTIVIYQQIQHVKNRDMGYDRENLIQIWTNGELEKNFKTIREELLRTEVVKSVCKSNSPITSIFSNNEVKWPGKASDARVAFTTIATEYDYTETMGIKIIEGRDFSRDFKSDSSAVIVNEAAVKMMGMEKPIGQKIEVLGGSQLEIIGVIADVVMDSPYRPVEPLTMVFIPDWSSTVTIRLNKTNDIPTSIAKVESVFKKINPNYPFQYRFADVDFQKKFSIINLISRLAGIFAGLAIFITCLGLFGLAAFTAEQRTKEVGIRKVMGASVSSLVLLISKDFSRLVIFGFLISAPIAWWFLNNFLAQYDYRISVAWWVLAGVGLFALLLALLIVSTQALKAAVANPTKSLRSE from the coding sequence ATGCTCCGCAACTACATCAAAATCGCGTTTAGAAGCCTTCTCAAAAATCAAACCTATTCAATCATCAACATTGGCGGCCTAGCCATTGGCCTAGCCTCCAGCATTTTGATTTTTCTTTGGGTGGCCGATGAATATTCATACGATACATTTCACTCCAATTACCAAAACATTTATAAAGTATGGATGCACGCGGACTGGAGTGGCCACAAGGGTACACAAAATAGTTTGCCGTATAAGCTAAAGGACGAACTGGTTCAGAAATCCAGTAAAATAAAATACTCGGTGATGACCAATTGGGGCGAAGGCAACATGCTGCAAGTTGGAGACAATCGCCTGAATAAATTTGGTGTATCGGCAAGTGAAGATTTTTTCAAAATCTTCGGATTTAAGTTTTTGGCGGGAGATCCGAACACCGCACTGAACGAGCCCACCAACATCGTGATTACCCAATCCACGGCCAAAACTTTTTTTAAAGACCAAGACCCACTCAATAGAACAATACGCATTGACAATGGTGACGAACTGAAAGTAACGGGCCTTATCGAAGATGTTCCCAAACAATCTTTTTTTGAATTTGATTACATTCTTCCATTTAGTTATTACGAAAAGACAAATGAGTGGGTAAGAAATTCTAAACAAGGTTGGGACAACAATTCCTTTCAAATGTATGTGTTGCTCCAAGAAGGAGCAACATCCACTGATGTTAACAAAGCCATTGCAACAACTGTAAAAGACAACAACCCAAAATCGCCCACGGCCAAGGTATTTCTTCACCCGATGAGTATGTGGCGATTGCACTCCAACTGGGAAGAAGGTGTGAACACCGGAGGCCAAATTGTGTATGTGAGACTGTTCACCGCCATAGCAATTTTCGTTCTTATTATTGCCTGCATCAATTTTATGAATCTAGCCACGGCCCGCAGCGAAAGCCGGGCACGCGAAGTGGGCATTCGCAAAAGTATTGGTTCGCGCAGAAAAGAGCTAATATTTCAATTTTTGGGAGAATCGATTGCGATTACAACGATCGCCTTTCTATTGGCAATCGTGCTAGTCGAACTCGTGTTGCCCAGCTACAATGTGTTGGTCAACAAAACTATTTCAATTGATTACTCCAATCCATCGATTTGGTTAGCGTCCCTTTCATTAATTTTTGTGATTGGTACATTATCGGGTAGTTATCCGTCTTTCTACCTATCGGCCTTTGAGCCTGTGAAGGTGCTAAAAGGAAAAGTGAATGTGGGCAAAGGCGCTAGCACACCTCGCAAAGTATTGGTTACCCTTCAGTTTGGTTTCTCAATTTTTCTCATCATCGGCACAATTGTCATCTATCAGCAAATACAGCATGTAAAAAATCGCGACATGGGTTATGATCGCGAAAACCTCATTCAAATTTGGACGAATGGCGAGTTGGAAAAAAACTTTAAAACCATACGCGAGGAGCTATTACGAACTGAAGTGGTAAAATCGGTTTGCAAAAGCAATAGCCCCATCACATCTATTTTTTCTAATAACGAAGTAAAATGGCCTGGTAAAGCAAGCGATGCCCGGGTAGCCTTTACCACCATTGCCACGGAATATGATTATACCGAAACGATGGGCATTAAAATCATAGAGGGTCGCGATTTTTCGCGTGACTTCAAAAGCGATTCATCGGCTGTGATAGTAAACGAGGCCGCTGTGAAAATGATGGGAATGGAAAAACCAATCGGTCAAAAAATTGAAGTGCTTGGCGGATCTCAACTTGAAATCATTGGAGTGATTGCAGATGTAGTGATGGATTCTCCGTACCGACCTGTAGAACCACTTACAATGGTATTTATTCCTGACTGGAGTAGTACGGTTACCATTCGTTTAAATAAAACCAACGATATTCCCACCTCCATTGCCAAAGTAGAAAGTGTTTTCAAAAAAATAAATCCAAACTATCCCTTTCAATACCGCTTTGCTGATGTTGACTTCCAAAAGAAATTTTCAATTATCAATTTGATCAGTCGATTGGCTGGAATTTTTGCCGGGCTTGCCATCTTCATAACATGTTTAGGCTTGTTTGGGTTGGCTGCTTTCACGGCCGAGCAACGTACCAAAGAAGTGGGCATTCGCAAAGTGATGGGAGCCTCGGTTAGTAGCTTGGTGCTGCTCATTTCAAAAGACTTTTCGCGATTAGTGATTTTTGGCTTCTTGATTTCTGCACCAATCGCGTGGTGGTTCTTAAACAATTTCTTAGCTCAATATGATTATCGCATCAGTGTAGCGTGGTGGGTATTGGCGGGCGTAGGTTTGTTTGCGTTGCTGTTGGCATTGCTAATTGTAAGTACCCAAGCACTAAAAGCAGCAGTCGCAAATCCTACCAAAAGTTTGAGGAGCGAATAA